Genomic segment of Gemmatimonadota bacterium:
GTAGCTCGGAAGGGGTTTCGCGAACCGGAGGGCGGGAATGTCCCCAGGTGAGGAGATAATGTCAACGTCGCTCCTGGCGATCGATACCGGAGGGACCTTCACGGACCTGCTTCTCTTCCACGAGGGGTCCCTCACCGCCCTGAAACTTCCTTCGACCCCCGCGGACCCCGCGGAGGCCGTCCTCGCGGGAATCCGGCGCATCCTCGCGGAACGAGCGGCGGAAGAGCTCCTCCTCTCCGGGGACCTCGAGATCGTCCACGGGTCGACCGCCGCCACGAACGCCCTCCTCGAGCGGAAAGGTGCGCGCGTCTTCCTCGTGACGAATTCCGGGTTCGAGGACGTGCTCGAGATCGGACGCCAGGACCGCCCCCAACTTTATGCCCTCGTCGGGCATCGGCCGCCGCCTCTGGTGGACCGCGACCACCGACTCGGAGTCTCAGGGCGACTCGGCGCGGACGGATCGGAAATCGAGCCCCTGGACCCCGACGAGCTCGCAGCCCTCCCGCCCCGACTCTCGGCCGCCGAGTCGGTCGCGGTCGTGCTGCTGCACAGCTACGCGAACCCCATGCACGAGGAGGCCGTCGGTCTGGCCCTCGAACCGATCTCGGTCCCCCTTTCCATTTCTTCGAAAATCCTCCCCGAGTTTCGCGAATTCGAACGGACCTCCACGACGGTCGCGAATGCTTACATCGCACCGCTGATGAGGCGGTATCTCGAACGTCTCGCACGCGAAACCGGCGGCGGACGCATCCGTATCATGGGATCGAACGGCGGCGCTCTTCCGCTCGCGCGCGCCGCGACGGAACCCGTGCATACAATACTCTCGGGGCCGGCGGGGGGCGTCGTCGCCGCGCTCGAATGGGGGCGACGTTGCGGGAAGGAGCGCCTCCTCTCCTTCGACATGGGCGGGACCTCCACCGACGTGAGCCTCATTCCCGGATCGCTCCTCCACACGCGGGAGGGACGGGTCGGGGGGATCCCGATTGCGATTCCCCTCCTCGACATCCACACGGTCGGCGCGGGGGGCGGTTCGATCGCCCGCGTGGACCCCGGCGGGGCGCTCCGCGTCGGGCCGGAAAGCGCCGGAGCCGTCCCCGGCCCGATCGCTTATGGAGACGGTGGAGCAGAGGTGACGGTCACCGACGCGCACCTCTGGCTGGGGCGACTGCCGTCCGCCAGCCTGGCCGGGGGCCGGCGACTCCTGGACCGGACGGCGGTCGCGGCCCCGCTGGCGGAGCTGGCCCGGGAAGCGGGTACCTCTCCGGACCAGGTCGCGGAGGGGGTGGTCGAAGTCGCAAACACCGCAATGGAGGGAGCCCTTCGCGTGATCTCGGTCGAGCGGGGGGTCGATGTCTCCGACTTCACCCTCGTCGCCTTCGGAGGGGCCGCAGGCCTCCACGCCGCCGAGCTCGCCGATCGCCTCGGGGTCGAAGGGGTCCTCGTGCCGCCGGCGCCGGGGCTCTTTTCCGCTTTCGGAATGCTCGTTGCGCCAAACCTCCGGGAGCGCCAGCGAACCGTTCTCGTTTCCTCTGAAGAGTCGGGGAGCGGCGAGGAGGTCGAGAGGATCCTTGCGGAACTCGAAGAGGGGGCGATGGAGGAGATGCTTCGGGAGGGCGCGCCTCGGGACCGGCTCACGTCCCGCCGGTGGGTGGACGCCCGGTACCGCGATCAGAGCTTCGAGCTCCGCGTCCCGGCGGTTCAATGGGCGACTCGCTTCCAGGAGGCGCACGAGGCGCGATATGGGTACCGGCGCGAGGGTGTCCTGGTGGAGGCGGTGACGCTCCGGGTTCAGGTGGAGTCCCCCGGCGCGGAGATCGCCACAGCCACCCTGCGGGAGCCGGAAACCGCGGCAGGCGCCGCACACACCACGGTCTTCTGGAGGGGGGAGAAGATCGAGGCTGCCGTGGTCGCGCGCGGGAGTCTCGAGGAGGACCGGGCCATCGCCGGGCCCGCCATCGTCACCGAATACAGCGCGACGACCTGGTGTCCCCCCGGGTGGCGGATCCGGCGCGACACGCTCGGTGCACTCCACCTGTCGCGGAACTGAGGCCGGGTCGCCGGTCCTCCGCTCGACCGGCCCCCTCCCGGTCATCCCTCCTCGGGGATCGAAAGTCCAGGGGAACCCGAAGGAATCCGGCGCACGATCCAGCGCCCCCGCCCGTCCAGGGTGAGCTCGAGGACCCGCGCCATGCGCTCGGGGAGATTCTCCGCCACGGAGGGCGGCGCGACGACGAGGGCGAGGGCCCCTTCGGGGACGCGCTCCGCAACGACTTCAATCGCGGCCGAAGCCAACGGTTCGCCCCCATGCCCGCCGAGCTCGGTCAGGAGCAGGGGGCCCGGCTCACCCGCGCTCCCCTCCCCAGACTCCCACGCAGAGAAGCGGATCGCGAAACGAAGGGCCGTGAGATCCGTCCCTTCCGGCACCTCTTCCCGCCCCCCCGCGCCCACGGCCAGGAGGCGCCCCTCTCGCACCCGCACCCCCGAGATCCGTCCCTCCGTCATGGAGGAAAGGAGGTTCGCGGTCCTGCGCAGAACGGCGCGTGCTCCGGGGAGCGCCTCCAGTGCAGGTCCGCCGGTCGTTCCAGCTGCGCCGGGCCTCTCAAAGCCCTCGCGGGGCGGCGACTCTCGACCGGCGGCGTGGTGCTCGCGGGCGCGCTGGACCCGCTCGGCTTCTTCTTCGACGCGCGCGTGGAGTCGGAGCGAGTTCTCCTCCATCGCCTGAAGCTCCTTCGGCTTCTCGTCGAGCTGCGCACGCCTCTTCTTCCACCACTTCCCGTCCTGAATGACCGCTTCCATCTCGTCGGAAAGGGTGGCCATAAGCCGTCCCGCTTCCGATCCGAGCGGCCGTCCGCAGGTGGGGCAGCGGCTCTCCTCACCCCGGGCTTCGAGAAGGCGGATGCGATTCTTCAGCTCACGCGCCCGGTCGCGGTAGTCGAGGAGTTTGGTATCGGCTTCCTGGCGGTCGCGCGCCCACTCGAGCGTTCGGGCCTCCAGGTCCCCGGTCGCCTCGATGGAATCCGCACGCAGCTCCGTGAGAGCGTTCGCCATGGCGGCGACGCCCGCCTCCGGCGGCTCCGCGAGGCCATCTCCCGGCAACGCGGCTCCAATTTGTGGCGGCGCCGGCGCCCGGTGGACCAGGATCGCGCGCAGGAGCTCCGCCGGATCGCCATCGGGGAGTGTGGGGAACGGGATGGTCCCGTCCCCGACCCGAAGGACTTCCAACGCAGGGAGTGGCGGGTAGCCCCCGTCCGCCGATTCGTCCGGCCCGCGCAGCGCCCGGACGATCCGCGTCCGGTCCGCCTCCGTCGGGGCGGTGAGGAGGACGACTCCGAATCCGAGGGGAACCTCGGTCGGCACTCCCTCCTCGGAAACGCCGAAGCGGAGGGCGAATGTCTCGGAGCCCCGGGGAGAACGCCGCGTCGCAGCCGGAGCGCTCTCTCCGAGAAGGTGGAACTCCGCGAAGGCCGCCCTCCCTCGGATCGCGGAGAGAAGCCCCTCCGAGACGCCGTCCCCGGGGGCGAGGACATCCCCCCGGAGGCGGATCCGGACGATCCTTCCTTCCGTGCCCCCCGGGATTCCCTCGAGGAGCTCGCGAAGCCTTCGTGTGCCGGTATCCGGATCGGAGGAGGAAACGCGGACCGGCGCGAGGTCCACGACGGGGCGCCCGGGAACCGGGTGAAACTCCGTCGTCCCGCCCTCCAGGTCGAAGCTGAGGAAGCCACGCTCCTCGGTCGCCTGGTGCCAGGGGTTCCGCCCGGGACGCTCGAGCGCCCCGGCCGACCAGGCGTTTGGGGCCCAACGCATGGCTTCGTGGGGTCCGCCGACGGCGATGTAGCTCCACTCCGCGGGTCTTACGGGCAACGCCGAAGGAGCGTCGGTCACCCGGCCCCGAATGACGAGAATGTTCCAGCGGGCGCCGGGGTCCGGACGAAGCGCGGGAAAGGGTGGGTCCAGAATCGCCCGTTGAGGAACGAGCAACACATGGATCCCCGCCTCGCGGAAGCGCACCGCTCTCGGCGCACCCGCCGCCGCCTCGACGCCGGGAAGGCCGTCCAGGACCGCGAGGGGTCCCGGATCGGCCGGATTCCGCGGGGTGTCGCGTTCGCCCGCGATCGCGAGGAGCTGGGTCGCGGGCAGGTGAGAGCGAAGGATGCCGAGCCCTCGCTGAAGGGCGAGGTACGCGGTGTTCGGGGGATCTGGGCGATCGAAGAGATCGCCGGAGAGGAGGACCAGGTCGGGCGCCAGGCGGACGATCTCCTGAACCGCCCAGCGGAAGGCCCCGGCCAGATCCCGCTCCCGAAGATTCCACCCCCTCTCGGCGCGGGGGAAGGCCCGGAAGCCGAGATGGAGGTCGGAGAGGTGGACGAGGCGCACCGTCCTCCTAAAGGCCTTCGGGACGCGCCGCGGGGGCGGTCACGGTTCGAAGGTTCCGTACTCTCCCCGAAAGAAGAGAAGGGGCGAACCGGTCTCGTCGGCCCCGAAGGCAAGAACTTCGCCGATCAGGATCGTGTGATCCCCCGCGTCCACGGGCTTCCAGAGCGCGCACTCCAACCAGGCGAGGGGGTCGGGGAGGAAAGGGACACCGCCGAGGGAACGGCGCAACTCGAGCTCTCTGAAGCGCTCCCCGGGCACCTCCGCGGAGAAACGGCGAGCGAGGGCCTCCTGCTGCCCCCGGAGGACCGAGATTCCGAACCGGCGCGTCTCGAGAATCGCCGCGAGAGAGGCGGATCCCCGGTCGAGGCAGACCAGAACGAGTGGCGGTCGCAGGGAAACCGAGGCCATCGAATTGGCCGTGAGGCCCACCGGAGCTCCGGCGGCGCCCGCCCCCGTGACGACCGTGACTCCCGTGGTGAAGTGCCCCAGCACGCTTCGGAACGAATCGCTTGGGTCGGCCATCCCCCTCCTTCCGATGGACCGGCGGACCTTTGCGCTCCACTTTCCGCTCGGGTAACTTCATGACTCGGGCCTTTCCCGCTCCCGACCAGTGTTCGGAAGTCGCTCGCGGCCGCCCCACCCCGGAAACACCATGCACGCCAAGGGATTTCCCTCCTTCCTCGTGCCCGTGATGATAATCGCGAGCTCCGGGTGCGACAACGTGGAGTTCGGGGGGTT
This window contains:
- a CDS encoding hydantoinase/oxoprolinase family protein — its product is MSTSLLAIDTGGTFTDLLLFHEGSLTALKLPSTPADPAEAVLAGIRRILAERAAEELLLSGDLEIVHGSTAATNALLERKGARVFLVTNSGFEDVLEIGRQDRPQLYALVGHRPPPLVDRDHRLGVSGRLGADGSEIEPLDPDELAALPPRLSAAESVAVVLLHSYANPMHEEAVGLALEPISVPLSISSKILPEFREFERTSTTVANAYIAPLMRRYLERLARETGGGRIRIMGSNGGALPLARAATEPVHTILSGPAGGVVAALEWGRRCGKERLLSFDMGGTSTDVSLIPGSLLHTREGRVGGIPIAIPLLDIHTVGAGGGSIARVDPGGALRVGPESAGAVPGPIAYGDGGAEVTVTDAHLWLGRLPSASLAGGRRLLDRTAVAAPLAELAREAGTSPDQVAEGVVEVANTAMEGALRVISVERGVDVSDFTLVAFGGAAGLHAAELADRLGVEGVLVPPAPGLFSAFGMLVAPNLRERQRTVLVSSEESGSGEEVERILAELEEGAMEEMLREGAPRDRLTSRRWVDARYRDQSFELRVPAVQWATRFQEAHEARYGYRREGVLVEAVTLRVQVESPGAEIATATLREPETAAGAAHTTVFWRGEKIEAAVVARGSLEEDRAIAGPAIVTEYSATTWCPPGWRIRRDTLGALHLSRN
- a CDS encoding flavin reductase family protein, with the protein product MADPSDSFRSVLGHFTTGVTVVTGAGAAGAPVGLTANSMASVSLRPPLVLVCLDRGSASLAAILETRRFGISVLRGQQEALARRFSAEVPGERFRELELRRSLGGVPFLPDPLAWLECALWKPVDAGDHTILIGEVLAFGADETGSPLLFFRGEYGTFEP
- a CDS encoding metallophosphoesterase, yielding MRLVHLSDLHLGFRAFPRAERGWNLRERDLAGAFRWAVQEIVRLAPDLVLLSGDLFDRPDPPNTAYLALQRGLGILRSHLPATQLLAIAGERDTPRNPADPGPLAVLDGLPGVEAAAGAPRAVRFREAGIHVLLVPQRAILDPPFPALRPDPGARWNILVIRGRVTDAPSALPVRPAEWSYIAVGGPHEAMRWAPNAWSAGALERPGRNPWHQATEERGFLSFDLEGGTTEFHPVPGRPVVDLAPVRVSSSDPDTGTRRLRELLEGIPGGTEGRIVRIRLRGDVLAPGDGVSEGLLSAIRGRAAFAEFHLLGESAPAATRRSPRGSETFALRFGVSEEGVPTEVPLGFGVVLLTAPTEADRTRIVRALRGPDESADGGYPPLPALEVLRVGDGTIPFPTLPDGDPAELLRAILVHRAPAPPQIGAALPGDGLAEPPEAGVAAMANALTELRADSIEATGDLEARTLEWARDRQEADTKLLDYRDRARELKNRIRLLEARGEESRCPTCGRPLGSEAGRLMATLSDEMEAVIQDGKWWKKRRAQLDEKPKELQAMEENSLRLHARVEEEAERVQRAREHHAAGRESPPREGFERPGAAGTTGGPALEALPGARAVLRRTANLLSSMTEGRISGVRVREGRLLAVGAGGREEVPEGTDLTALRFAIRFSAWESGEGSAGEPGPLLLTELGGHGGEPLASAAIEVVAERVPEGALALVVAPPSVAENLPERMARVLELTLDGRGRWIVRRIPSGSPGLSIPEEG